In a single window of the Bactrocera dorsalis isolate Fly_Bdor chromosome 2, ASM2337382v1, whole genome shotgun sequence genome:
- the LOC109579498 gene encoding uncharacterized protein LOC109579498: MAAEEVNSISSFATGTSPMMYHSSTSFTIQHSVNMHNMTAGLKVHKRPKQIILPKKMYTEREKLRQMEISEPLPCSALQDLRLQQTRQVKTNRNWEKPKSPKRNTNKAGLRPNQLTLGSTQEAPLAVKVFEECVLPELKANLPQSKSTIDGVLSFELQPSVDGAQRSYASIYEIPPAAQTWRRSDCFKGRSKEGLLNEIMKEINMRSASATYILTTPDNCKPMK; encoded by the coding sequence ATGGCCGCTGAGGAGGTAAACTCAATTTCCAGCTTTGCTACAGGAACATCTCCTATGATGTACCATAGCTCGACAAGCTTTACCATTCAGCACAGCGTAAATATGCATAATATGACAGCAGGCCTTAAGGTGCACAAGAGGCCGAAGCAAAtaattttacctaaaaaaatgTACACCGAACGAGAGAAGCTACGTCAAATGGAGATTTCGGAACCACTGCCCTGCTCAGCGCTCCAAGACCTCCGCCTTCAACAAACAAGGCAAGTCAAAACGAACCGCAATTGGGAAAAGCCAAAATCACCGAAACGGAATACCAACAAAGCGGGATTGCGACCAAATCAACTGACGTTGGGCAGTACACAAGAAGCCCCTCTAGCGGTAAAAGTCTTCGAAGAATGTGTGTTGCCAGAGCTTAAGGCAAACTTACCGCAATCAAAGTCGACTATTGACGGTGTACTTAGCTTTGAGTTGCAACCAAGCGTGGACGGCGCTCAGCGCTCTTACGCCAGTATTTACGAAATACCACCCGCGGCTCAGACTTGGCGGCGCAGCGATTGTTTCAAGGGCCGCAGCAAAGAAGGGTTGTTGAACGAAATCATGAAGGAGATTAATATGCGAAGCGCATCGGCCACTTATATCCTTACAACGCCAGACAACTGCAAACCCATGAAGTAA